The following proteins are encoded in a genomic region of Acidobacteriota bacterium:
- a CDS encoding acetyl-CoA carboxylase carboxyltransferase subunit beta, protein MSWFRRDKPKIEGPEEDEERTVRTEGIFVKCPECDNALYKRELKESSEVCTHCDYHFRYPAEGRLKDLFDDGRYEKLDEEVTSGDPLNFTDSKAYKDRIVQAKELSGLPEAIISGKGMVGGHLTFVGAMDMSFIGGSMGSAVGEKITRLIEYAVDQRGAVIIFAASGGARMQEGTLSLMQMGKISAALARLHDERLPFISVLTDPTTGGVTASFAMLGDVILAEPKALIGFAGPRVIEQTIRQKLPKGFQRSEFLLEHGMIDIVVDRREMKDTIVRMLDFMMNKSIAS, encoded by the coding sequence ATGTCATGGTTTCGCCGAGACAAACCGAAGATCGAAGGCCCGGAAGAGGACGAAGAGCGTACCGTCAGGACCGAAGGCATTTTCGTCAAATGCCCCGAGTGTGACAACGCTCTGTACAAGCGCGAACTGAAAGAGTCGAGCGAGGTCTGCACTCATTGCGATTATCATTTTCGCTACCCGGCCGAAGGACGCTTAAAAGATCTGTTTGACGATGGACGATACGAAAAGCTCGACGAGGAAGTGACGTCGGGCGACCCGCTCAATTTTACCGACTCAAAAGCATACAAAGACCGAATCGTACAGGCCAAAGAATTGTCAGGTCTCCCGGAAGCAATAATCTCCGGCAAAGGAATGGTAGGAGGGCATCTGACGTTCGTAGGTGCGATGGACATGTCGTTCATCGGCGGTTCGATGGGCTCGGCAGTCGGCGAAAAGATCACGAGATTGATCGAATATGCTGTTGACCAACGCGGAGCGGTCATTATTTTTGCAGCCTCGGGCGGAGCCCGTATGCAGGAAGGCACGCTCAGCCTGATGCAAATGGGCAAGATCTCTGCTGCACTCGCCCGGCTCCACGATGAGCGTTTACCATTCATCTCAGTCCTGACAGACCCGACAACCGGCGGTGTAACCGCGAGTTTCGCGATGCTCGGCGACGTCATCCTCGCCGAACCAAAGGCCCTCATCGGCTTTGCCGGCCCGCGCGTCATCGAACAAACCATACGCCAAAAGCTTCCCAAAGGCTTTCAACGCAGCGAATTCCTCCTCGAACACGGCATGATCGACATCGTTGTCGACCGCCGCGAAATGAAAGACACCATCGTTCGGATGCTGG